One Maribacter dokdonensis DSW-8 genomic region harbors:
- a CDS encoding ethanolamine ammonia-lyase subunit EutB — MAYQFTLGKQNYLFDDLKSVLAKASPLRSGDALAGLAAASNTERIAAQYVLSELPLKVFLNEAVVPYELDEVTRLIIDTHDVKAFDNISHFTVGDLRDWLLENTTSGQNILEVSKALTPEMVAAVCKLMRNQDLIAVTSKIQVITRFRNTVGLKGHVSVRLQPNHPTDDMKGILASTIDGLLYGCGDAVIGINPATDSPSVTINLLQMLDDVRLKYEIPTQSCVLCHVTTALQIMDKAPVDLVFQSITGSQKANSSFGIDLQVLKEAHDATLALARGTIGNQCMYFETGQGSALSANAHHGVDQQTMEARAYAVARHFDPFLVNSVVGFIGPEYLFDGKQIIRAGLEDHFCAKVMGLPMGMDVCYTNHADADQDDMDNLLTLLGVAGCNFFMGVPGTDDIMLNYQSTSFHDALYLRKVLGKKPAPEFEAWLLKMGIIDEAGNKCNIDDANKLLLKL, encoded by the coding sequence ATGGCTTATCAATTTACATTGGGAAAACAGAATTATCTTTTTGATGATTTGAAATCTGTTTTGGCAAAAGCGAGTCCGTTACGATCGGGCGATGCTTTGGCGGGTTTGGCAGCCGCTAGTAATACGGAAAGAATTGCAGCTCAGTATGTGTTGAGTGAATTGCCCCTAAAAGTTTTTTTAAATGAAGCAGTAGTTCCTTATGAATTAGATGAGGTTACTCGGTTAATAATCGATACCCATGATGTCAAAGCTTTTGATAATATTTCTCATTTTACGGTAGGTGACCTTAGGGATTGGTTACTAGAAAATACTACATCTGGGCAAAATATTTTAGAAGTTAGCAAAGCATTGACTCCAGAAATGGTAGCTGCCGTATGTAAGCTAATGCGTAATCAAGATTTGATTGCCGTCACTTCCAAAATTCAAGTAATTACCCGTTTTAGAAACACGGTCGGCTTAAAAGGTCATGTTTCGGTGCGCTTACAGCCCAATCATCCTACGGATGATATGAAAGGGATTTTAGCAAGTACGATAGACGGATTATTGTATGGTTGTGGAGATGCGGTTATTGGTATTAATCCCGCAACCGATAGTCCTAGTGTGACTATTAATCTATTGCAAATGCTTGATGATGTTCGTTTAAAATATGAAATACCTACCCAGAGTTGTGTCTTGTGCCATGTAACTACGGCTTTACAGATTATGGATAAAGCTCCGGTCGATTTAGTATTTCAATCCATTACCGGTTCGCAAAAGGCCAACAGTTCTTTTGGTATCGATCTACAAGTTTTAAAGGAAGCTCATGATGCTACTTTGGCTTTGGCGAGAGGTACGATTGGTAATCAGTGTATGTATTTTGAAACTGGTCAAGGGTCCGCTTTATCTGCAAATGCCCATCATGGTGTTGACCAGCAAACAATGGAGGCAAGGGCTTATGCGGTCGCTAGACACTTTGATCCTTTTTTAGTGAACTCTGTGGTTGGTTTTATTGGTCCGGAATATTTGTTCGATGGAAAACAGATTATCCGTGCGGGATTGGAAGATCACTTTTGTGCCAAAGTTATGGGCTTGCCTATGGGTATGGATGTATGTTATACCAACCATGCAGATGCCGATCAAGATGATATGGATAATTTATTGACTTTATTAGGAGTAGCCGGATGCAATTTTTTTATGGGTGTACCCGGTACAGATGATATAATGTTAAATTACCAATCGACTTCTTTTCATGATGCATTGTATTTACGTAAAGTTCTTGGTAAAAAGCCAGCACCGGAGTTTGAAGCTTGGTTGTTGAAAATGGGTATCATAGATGAAGCGGGTAATAAATGTAATATAGATGACGCGAATAAATTGCTGTTGAAATTATGA
- the eutC gene encoding ethanolamine ammonia-lyase subunit EutC — protein sequence MSKDLTIANKWQQLKEHTKARVALGHVGTSLPLSEVLALKHAHAMAKDAIVTKLDVEGLSQKCKAQEIPYQTFKSRASDRLEYLKRPDLGRQLLFNTHLTKTEKVDIVFVITDGLSAKAVNTYAFKVLNHLLPNLNESYTFAVTLVEHGRVAIGDAVAEFYHADFVAVCIGERPGLSSPESMGIYTTYHPKIGFTDERRNCISNIHANGLSGKQGAQLLQYLIEKSFALKISGVTLKLEVGEILKS from the coding sequence ATGAGTAAGGATTTAACCATAGCCAATAAATGGCAACAATTAAAAGAACACACTAAGGCGAGAGTAGCACTAGGCCATGTGGGTACTAGTTTGCCTTTGAGCGAAGTACTGGCATTAAAACATGCACATGCAATGGCAAAAGATGCTATTGTAACCAAGTTAGATGTAGAGGGGCTATCCCAAAAATGTAAAGCGCAGGAAATACCATATCAAACATTTAAAAGTAGAGCAAGCGACAGGCTTGAGTATTTGAAGAGACCTGATCTTGGCAGACAATTACTGTTTAATACTCATTTAACAAAGACTGAAAAAGTCGATATTGTTTTTGTCATTACTGACGGACTTTCGGCAAAAGCGGTAAATACTTATGCCTTTAAAGTTTTAAATCATCTTTTACCAAATTTGAACGAAAGCTATACTTTCGCAGTTACACTCGTGGAACATGGGAGAGTTGCAATTGGTGATGCTGTAGCGGAATTTTACCATGCAGATTTTGTAGCAGTATGTATTGGTGAAAGACCAGGTTTGTCATCACCTGAAAGTATGGGTATTTACACCACGTATCATCCAAAAATAGGCTTTACCGATGAGCGTAGAAATTGTATATCAAATATTCATGCCAACGGACTAAGTGGTAAACAAGGTGCTCAACTTTTGCAGTATTTAATTGAAAAATCATTCGCCTTAAAAATAAGCGGAGTAACATTAAAGCTTGAAGTTGGTGAAATATTAAAGAGCTAG
- a CDS encoding amino acid permease has translation MKITEKPAVSKKIGVFAIWAIGVGMVISGESFGWNLGWAITGPLWFFVPVTVAASMYFGLVQNLIELACVHPNANGPHSYVEKAFGQKWGYFVGLAILFEFLFATPAIASSLGEYLGFLIDDLTMSPWIATLFILFFSIINLFEMHVGVRLLVILTLLAIAELFLYQGSVVSSFQVENLMNSGVGSLDVERFVQAIPYAIWLFLAIEGISLMTKTIDRKGFRKTITKGYNLAFFTLLTLALLVLFLAAGGIDWTLPESMDILTENHPMPASMALILGKENFLVQLFTFIGLFGLIASLQGIAFAATTQLEPLLPDLKIKGVSKRAVASALVFIISLVAIWSSQTGFLIELSVFGAVCMYLAVSASLLVLRKREGFGSSVSEFDWYQHSDFNPIFSTVSAMTAVIISLICVLAFAYLQFTAFVIFIACSLVYVFLIRKK, from the coding sequence ATGAAGATTACTGAAAAACCTGCTGTTTCTAAGAAAATTGGAGTTTTTGCCATTTGGGCAATTGGTGTTGGGATGGTGATTTCAGGTGAATCTTTCGGCTGGAATTTAGGTTGGGCCATTACCGGACCATTATGGTTTTTTGTTCCTGTGACAGTTGCGGCTTCAATGTACTTTGGGCTAGTGCAAAATTTAATTGAATTGGCATGTGTACATCCTAATGCCAATGGTCCGCATTCTTATGTAGAAAAAGCTTTTGGTCAGAAATGGGGTTATTTTGTAGGGTTAGCAATTTTGTTTGAATTTTTATTTGCTACTCCTGCTATTGCCAGTTCTCTCGGTGAATATTTAGGGTTTTTAATAGATGATTTAACGATGTCTCCCTGGATAGCTACACTTTTTATATTATTTTTCTCTATCATAAACCTCTTTGAAATGCATGTTGGGGTGCGTCTGTTAGTGATTTTAACCTTATTGGCCATTGCGGAATTATTTTTGTACCAAGGTTCTGTCGTTAGTTCTTTTCAAGTGGAAAATCTCATGAATTCAGGAGTGGGGTCATTAGATGTTGAGCGTTTTGTTCAAGCCATACCATATGCTATTTGGTTGTTTTTAGCCATTGAAGGGATATCGCTTATGACCAAAACGATCGATAGAAAGGGGTTTAGAAAAACAATTACCAAGGGGTATAATCTCGCTTTTTTTACCTTATTGACTTTGGCGCTTTTGGTGTTATTCCTTGCCGCTGGAGGTATAGATTGGACATTGCCAGAAAGTATGGATATACTTACTGAAAATCATCCCATGCCTGCATCTATGGCATTGATATTGGGGAAAGAGAATTTTTTGGTGCAACTATTTACATTTATTGGGCTATTTGGACTCATAGCTTCCTTACAAGGAATTGCTTTTGCGGCAACTACGCAGCTAGAGCCCTTGCTGCCAGATTTAAAAATCAAAGGGGTTTCTAAAAGAGCCGTTGCTTCTGCGTTGGTTTTTATTATTAGCCTTGTCGCTATATGGAGTAGCCAAACCGGATTTTTAATTGAACTGTCGGTTTTTGGGGCGGTATGTATGTATTTGGCGGTAAGTGCATCTTTGTTAGTTTTAAGGAAAAGGGAAGGCTTTGGGTCTTCGGTATCTGAGTTCGATTGGTATCAACATTCAGATTTTAACCCTATTTTCTCAACCGTTAGCGCTATGACTGCTGTAATTATTTCGCTAATTTGTGTATTGGCTTTTGCATACCTTCAATTTACGGCGTTTGTTATTTTTATTGCTTGTAGCTTGGTGTATGTATTTTTAATCCGGAAAAAGTAG